The Haloarchaeobius sp. HME9146 genome includes a region encoding these proteins:
- the rdfA gene encoding rod-determining factor RdfA translates to MTDGQTAGSNTRTNKVDRVIEEYDLGDIGDELERLWLGEGDEQQSVRDLAELFNRRVLQSAIDASDVFTLGENVDHIYDALTGGESESDDRTLIRARLEQNGIDVEAVERDFVSHQTIYRYLKNHRDAEQPEPTDEERVEKAEQTIQRLRGRTTAVTERSLEGLQKKGTISLGDFSVLNDIQVLCDDCGRSYDVADLLARGGCECET, encoded by the coding sequence ATGACAGATGGGCAGACAGCCGGGTCGAACACGCGGACGAACAAGGTCGACCGCGTCATCGAGGAGTACGACCTCGGCGACATCGGAGACGAACTGGAGCGACTGTGGCTCGGAGAGGGAGACGAACAGCAGAGTGTCCGGGACCTCGCGGAGTTGTTCAACAGACGGGTCCTGCAATCGGCGATAGACGCCAGTGACGTGTTCACCCTCGGCGAGAACGTCGATCACATCTACGATGCACTCACCGGCGGGGAGTCGGAGTCAGACGACCGGACACTCATCAGGGCGCGGCTCGAACAGAACGGAATCGACGTCGAGGCGGTCGAGCGGGACTTCGTCTCGCACCAGACCATCTACCGGTATCTCAAGAACCACCGGGATGCCGAGCAGCCCGAACCGACCGACGAGGAACGGGTCGAGAAGGCCGAACAGACCATCCAGCGCCTCCGCGGCCGGACGACGGCCGTGACCGAACGCTCGCTGGAAGGACTCCAGAAGAAGGGGACCATCTCGCTCGGTGATTTCAGTGTCCTCAACGACATCCAGGTGCTCTGTGACGACTGCGGGCGCAGCTACGACGTGGCCGACCTCCTCGCCCGGGGTGGCTGCGAGTGCGAGACCTGA
- a CDS encoding VCBS repeat-containing protein: MREALQFEHETVDTTIFNISWGGESPGYDAWGGVAAADFDGDGRDEFATGGRLSPDGGYYHLYDRTADGWDRYELEPDFRPGVGATATDVDGDGCPEIVCGEWGSRLFVVDADPTAESFGTARVVYDGFENGPHDLLAADVDGDGEMEIVARVKDHSLVVFDDIGSDGEWVPTVVASGLDGDGTAVADISDGPGLDIVTNQGWFQNVDGEGTDWQQHPLVDPALDWDHETRIAVGDVDDDGDLEVVISESELDANARLAVLSRTDTGPWEHRLLFDAEDDRRALHTLELADLDGDGRLEVVTAEMENDKTDGESVTPRWWCLGTDGETWERRVLLDENLGSHCARVLDVDGDGRPDIVGKVWRANDRNGADGLNHVDCLRNVTE, from the coding sequence ATGCGCGAAGCCCTGCAGTTCGAACACGAGACCGTGGATACGACGATATTCAACATCTCCTGGGGTGGTGAGTCACCTGGCTACGATGCCTGGGGTGGCGTCGCCGCGGCGGACTTCGACGGCGACGGCCGCGACGAGTTCGCAACCGGCGGCAGGTTATCCCCCGACGGTGGGTACTACCACCTGTACGACCGGACGGCCGACGGCTGGGACCGCTACGAACTCGAGCCGGACTTCCGCCCGGGCGTCGGTGCAACTGCGACGGACGTGGACGGTGACGGCTGCCCCGAGATCGTCTGCGGCGAGTGGGGCAGTCGCCTGTTCGTCGTCGATGCAGACCCGACCGCGGAGTCGTTCGGAACAGCCCGAGTCGTCTACGACGGATTCGAGAACGGCCCCCACGACTTGCTGGCCGCGGACGTCGATGGCGATGGCGAGATGGAGATCGTCGCACGAGTCAAAGACCATTCTCTGGTCGTGTTCGACGACATAGGGAGCGACGGCGAGTGGGTACCGACCGTCGTCGCGTCCGGGCTGGATGGAGATGGAACGGCGGTCGCGGACATCTCGGACGGCCCGGGCCTCGACATCGTCACCAACCAGGGCTGGTTCCAGAACGTGGATGGGGAGGGGACCGACTGGCAGCAGCACCCACTCGTCGACCCGGCCCTGGACTGGGACCACGAGACCCGCATCGCTGTCGGGGACGTCGACGACGACGGTGACCTCGAGGTCGTCATCTCCGAGTCAGAGCTCGACGCGAACGCGAGGCTGGCAGTACTCTCCAGGACGGACACTGGCCCGTGGGAACACCGATTGCTGTTCGATGCCGAGGACGACAGACGGGCACTTCACACGCTGGAACTGGCGGACCTGGATGGAGACGGACGCCTGGAGGTGGTCACGGCCGAGATGGAGAACGACAAGACGGATGGGGAATCGGTGACGCCCCGCTGGTGGTGTCTCGGCACCGATGGCGAGACCTGGGAGCGCCGTGTGCTTCTCGATGAGAACCTCGGCTCGCACTGCGCACGGGTGCTGGACGTCGACGGTGACGGCCGACCGGACATCGTCGGCAAGGTCTGGCGGGCGAACGACCGCAACGGTGCAGACGGCCTGAATCACGTCGATTGCCTCCGGAATGTCACCGAGTGA
- a CDS encoding ThuA domain-containing protein — MTIRVTVWNEYRHEQENEAVAAVYPDGIHAAIADALGEAGFEVETATLDEPEHGLTEDVLAETDVLTWWGHKAHDEVSDDVVARVKEHVLDGMGLLVLHSGHFSKIFRELMGTSCALKWRDEGEKERVWVTDPSHPITDGLPEQFEVPRAEMYGEHFDIPQPDALVFNSWFEGGEVFRSGCCYHRGEGKVFYFRPGHETYPIYFQEEVQQVLQNACEWAAPNEDGPEVYRGNHDPLEPLDDETH, encoded by the coding sequence ATGACGATCAGAGTCACGGTCTGGAACGAGTACCGGCACGAGCAAGAGAACGAGGCGGTCGCAGCGGTGTATCCCGACGGGATCCACGCGGCCATCGCCGATGCGCTCGGGGAGGCCGGTTTCGAGGTCGAGACGGCGACACTCGACGAACCCGAGCACGGGTTGACCGAGGACGTGCTCGCGGAGACGGACGTGCTCACCTGGTGGGGCCACAAGGCGCACGACGAGGTATCCGACGACGTGGTCGCTCGCGTGAAAGAGCACGTCCTCGACGGGATGGGGCTCCTCGTGCTCCACTCCGGGCACTTCTCGAAGATATTCCGCGAGCTCATGGGCACCAGCTGTGCCCTGAAGTGGCGGGACGAGGGCGAGAAGGAACGGGTCTGGGTGACCGACCCGAGCCACCCCATCACCGACGGCCTGCCCGAGCAGTTCGAGGTCCCCAGAGCCGAGATGTACGGCGAGCACTTCGACATCCCGCAACCGGACGCACTGGTGTTCAACTCCTGGTTCGAGGGTGGGGAAGTGTTCCGGTCGGGCTGTTGCTACCACCGTGGTGAAGGCAAGGTGTTCTACTTCCGTCCCGGCCACGAGACGTATCCCATCTATTTCCAGGAGGAGGTCCAGCAGGTCCTCCAGAACGCGTGCGAGTGGGCCGCGCCGAACGAGGACGGCCCCGAGGTGTACCGCGGAAACCACGACCCACTCGAGCCCCTCGACGACGAAACGCACTGA